The following are encoded together in the Pedobacter sp. D749 genome:
- a CDS encoding agmatine/peptidylarginine deiminase translates to MSNFPPKKDLNINQFDYSPKQQGFAFPAEWAKHEATWLSWPHKEASWPDKIETIYEPYCQFIKAFAEGEKVRINVKDEEMKAFAISELTKVDADLSQVEFYFNETNDAWCRDHGPAFLLKGNEKAVVDWGYNAWGGKYPPFDLDDVIPTKIARHFNLPLFTPDIVMEGGSVEFNGAGTVLTTTACLLNENRNPHLTKEQIEKYLLEYYGQEQVLWLGDGIVGDDTDGHIDDITRFVNEDTVLTVVESNPLDENYILLQENLEALKAMKLKDGRSLNIVELPMPSPVIHEDTRLPASYANFYIANAAVIVPIFDDVNDQKALDIIQGCFPDRKVIGINSVDIIWGLGSFHCLSQQEPAL, encoded by the coding sequence ATGTCAAACTTTCCTCCTAAAAAAGATTTAAATATCAATCAATTCGATTATTCGCCAAAGCAGCAAGGTTTTGCTTTTCCCGCCGAGTGGGCTAAACATGAGGCAACCTGGTTAAGCTGGCCGCATAAAGAAGCCTCTTGGCCAGATAAAATCGAGACTATTTACGAACCATATTGCCAATTTATCAAAGCTTTTGCCGAAGGCGAAAAGGTCCGTATTAATGTTAAGGATGAAGAAATGAAGGCTTTTGCTATTTCTGAATTAACGAAAGTAGATGCAGATTTAAGTCAGGTTGAATTTTATTTCAATGAAACCAATGATGCCTGGTGCCGCGATCACGGTCCAGCATTTTTGCTAAAAGGAAATGAAAAGGCTGTTGTAGATTGGGGTTACAATGCCTGGGGTGGAAAATATCCTCCATTTGACCTGGATGATGTAATTCCGACAAAGATTGCCAGACATTTCAATCTCCCTTTATTTACGCCAGATATTGTAATGGAAGGTGGTTCGGTAGAGTTTAACGGCGCAGGTACGGTTTTAACCACCACAGCTTGTTTGTTGAATGAAAACCGTAATCCGCATTTAACCAAAGAGCAGATCGAAAAGTATTTGCTCGAATATTACGGACAGGAGCAGGTTTTATGGTTGGGCGATGGAATTGTAGGTGATGATACCGATGGCCATATTGATGATATTACGCGATTTGTGAACGAGGATACGGTTTTAACGGTTGTAGAAAGCAATCCGCTTGATGAAAATTATATCTTGTTACAAGAGAATCTGGAGGCCTTAAAAGCCATGAAGCTGAAAGATGGTCGCTCGTTAAATATTGTAGAACTGCCGATGCCATCACCAGTAATTCATGAAGATACCCGTTTGCCTGCATCTTATGCGAACTTTTACATTGCTAATGCAGCTGTAATTGTACCAATTTTTGATGATGTAAACGACCAAAAAGCTTTAGATATTATCCAGGGCTGTTTCCCTGATCGCAAAGTGATTGGAATCAACTCAGTCGATATTATTTGGGGATTGGGAAGTTTTCATTGTTTAAGTCAGCAGGAACCGGCGTTATAA
- a CDS encoding four helix bundle protein, giving the protein MAFKFEKLKVWQKALDLADEIDKMTKTFPKEEIYILTSQVKRAADSISMNIAEGSTGQSNPEFCRFLRYSLRSDIEVVNCLHLAIRRGYITEEIFQKHYQSCEEILIMISALIKSLN; this is encoded by the coding sequence ATGGCATTCAAATTTGAAAAACTCAAGGTTTGGCAAAAGGCTTTAGACTTAGCTGATGAGATTGATAAAATGACAAAAACTTTTCCAAAGGAAGAGATTTATATTTTAACATCACAGGTTAAGCGTGCTGCCGATTCGATTTCAATGAATATTGCCGAAGGAAGTACAGGTCAAAGTAACCCTGAATTTTGTAGATTTTTAAGATATTCTTTGCGTTCTGATATAGAAGTTGTGAACTGTTTACACTTGGCAATAAGAAGAGGCTACATTACAGAGGAAATATTTCAGAAACATTATCAATCCTGCGAAGAAATTTTGATCATGATTTCTGCTTTAATCAAATCGCTGAATTGA
- a CDS encoding carbon-nitrogen hydrolase, which translates to MKKVKVGLVQMSCTKDKQENLDKAIAKVREAAAKGAQIVCLQELFTSLYFCDVEDYDNFDLAEAIPGPSTDALQVVAKELGVVIIASLFEKRAEGLYHNTTAVLDADGSYLGKYRKMHIPDDPAFYEKFYFTPGDLGYKVFETKFAKIGILICWDQWYPEASRITALMGADIMFYPTAIGWATDQDEETNQDQYNAWQTIQRSHAVANGVPVVSVNRVGFEQDGAMKFWGGSFATNAQGKLLYLGSHDQEETEVVELDLSESDFFRKHWPFLRDRRIDSYQPITKRYIDGD; encoded by the coding sequence ATGAAGAAAGTAAAAGTTGGCTTAGTGCAAATGAGTTGTACTAAAGATAAGCAAGAAAATTTAGATAAAGCGATTGCGAAAGTAAGGGAAGCGGCTGCAAAAGGTGCGCAGATTGTGTGTCTGCAGGAGCTTTTTACTTCTTTATATTTCTGCGATGTTGAAGATTACGACAATTTTGACCTGGCAGAAGCTATTCCTGGTCCTTCTACGGATGCATTGCAGGTGGTAGCTAAAGAATTGGGTGTGGTAATTATCGCTTCATTGTTTGAGAAACGTGCTGAAGGTTTGTATCACAATACCACCGCTGTTTTAGATGCTGATGGTTCATATTTAGGGAAATACCGCAAAATGCATATTCCTGATGATCCTGCTTTCTACGAAAAATTTTACTTTACCCCAGGCGATTTAGGCTATAAGGTTTTCGAAACCAAATTTGCTAAAATCGGTATTCTGATCTGTTGGGATCAGTGGTATCCTGAAGCTTCGCGTATTACAGCCTTAATGGGTGCCGATATTATGTTCTATCCAACTGCAATTGGTTGGGCGACTGATCAGGATGAAGAAACCAATCAAGATCAATACAACGCCTGGCAAACCATTCAACGCTCACATGCAGTGGCGAACGGTGTACCGGTGGTAAGTGTAAACCGCGTTGGTTTTGAGCAAGATGGCGCCATGAAATTCTGGGGAGGAAGTTTCGCTACGAACGCACAGGGCAAATTACTTTACTTAGGCTCGCACGATCAGGAAGAAACCGAAGTGGTAGAATTAGATTTATCAGAATCTGATTTCTTCCGTAAACACTGGCCTTTTTTAAGGGATAGAAGAATTGATTCTTACCAACCGATTACAAAAAGATATATTGATGGGGATTAA
- a CDS encoding SPFH domain-containing protein, translated as MEALISNYWWVLVALLCIVLYKYILRFLFGMVIVPEDRIGLITKKFVLFGSDRELPDGRIIAVKGEAGFQGKTLAPGLYFGMWFWQYSVTMEQFTIIPEGKIGLIMAKDGSEIPTGNILGQRVESDNFQDAVKFLDNGGQRGRQTSYITSGSYRINTMLFQVSVTEMIRIQESMVGIVTTLDGLPIEANQIAGKLVDGHNNFQDFDAFIKQGGNRGLQPQVILAGSYNLNPWAIQLEEIPMTEIAIGYVGVVISFIGTDGNDLTGADFKHGNIVGKGSKGVWLEPLGPGKYPINKYIMKVELVPTTNLVLNWASARSEAHNLDKNLSTITVRSKDGFPFNLDVAQIIHVPTTEAPKVIARFGNMVNLVSQVLEPTIGNYFRNSAQGSDVIAFLSTRKERQESAKEHIRKVLDEYNVNAVDTLIGDIVPPESLMKTLTDRKIAEEQKVTYETQKQAQETRQGMEKETAIADMQKDIVKAQQSVEIAERTASATVKKSEGDAAGVKLAVGAEAEATKMRAHAEAEATKARAQADSEAIKLRASAEAEQISLTGSAEAGKILAVGKSTAEAYELAVKALGGENFTRYKITEELSKGNVKLIPDVLIGGNGGNHGGSAMDGLLGLKLMELMDPQARKEVVAVAEIVETKAKPKKDNINP; from the coding sequence ATGGAAGCGCTCATTTCTAATTACTGGTGGGTTTTAGTGGCACTGTTGTGCATCGTTTTATACAAATATATTTTACGTTTCTTATTCGGGATGGTTATCGTACCTGAAGACAGAATCGGCTTGATTACCAAAAAATTCGTACTCTTTGGCTCCGATCGGGAGCTGCCCGATGGCCGCATCATCGCAGTTAAGGGAGAAGCCGGTTTCCAGGGAAAAACACTTGCGCCGGGATTGTATTTCGGAATGTGGTTCTGGCAGTACAGCGTAACGATGGAACAGTTTACCATCATTCCTGAAGGAAAAATCGGACTGATTATGGCCAAAGATGGTTCGGAAATCCCAACCGGAAATATCCTCGGGCAGCGGGTAGAATCTGATAATTTTCAGGATGCCGTGAAATTTCTTGATAATGGTGGTCAGCGAGGCCGGCAAACCTCTTATATTACATCAGGTTCCTACCGTATCAATACGATGTTGTTCCAGGTTTCGGTTACCGAAATGATCCGGATTCAGGAAAGCATGGTAGGCATTGTGACCACTCTTGATGGTTTACCGATTGAGGCCAATCAGATCGCGGGTAAATTGGTAGATGGCCACAACAATTTTCAGGATTTCGATGCATTTATCAAACAAGGTGGTAACCGTGGTTTGCAGCCTCAGGTAATTTTAGCGGGTTCATACAACCTTAATCCGTGGGCAATTCAGTTAGAGGAAATCCCAATGACCGAAATTGCGATTGGTTATGTAGGTGTAGTGATTTCCTTTATAGGTACAGATGGAAACGACTTAACCGGTGCAGACTTTAAACATGGCAACATTGTTGGTAAAGGCTCAAAAGGCGTTTGGCTGGAACCACTTGGTCCGGGTAAATATCCAATTAACAAATACATCATGAAGGTAGAGTTGGTGCCCACAACCAATTTGGTGTTAAACTGGGCATCTGCACGGAGTGAGGCGCATAATCTGGACAAAAACCTCTCAACCATTACCGTACGTTCTAAAGATGGTTTCCCTTTCAATTTGGATGTAGCGCAGATTATCCACGTACCTACTACAGAAGCACCAAAAGTAATTGCCCGTTTCGGTAATATGGTGAACCTGGTTTCGCAGGTTTTGGAGCCTACTATTGGTAACTATTTTCGTAACTCGGCCCAGGGAAGCGATGTAATTGCTTTCCTTAGCACCCGTAAAGAGCGTCAGGAATCGGCTAAAGAACATATCCGCAAAGTACTTGATGAATATAATGTAAATGCGGTTGATACGCTGATCGGTGATATTGTTCCGCCAGAATCATTAATGAAAACCCTAACAGACCGTAAAATTGCAGAAGAGCAAAAGGTGACTTACGAAACCCAAAAACAGGCACAGGAAACCCGTCAGGGAATGGAGAAAGAAACCGCCATCGCAGATATGCAGAAAGATATTGTGAAAGCACAACAAAGTGTAGAGATTGCCGAACGTACCGCAAGTGCAACCGTGAAAAAATCGGAAGGTGATGCCGCTGGTGTAAAATTAGCTGTGGGTGCAGAGGCTGAGGCTACCAAAATGCGGGCACATGCCGAGGCCGAAGCCACCAAGGCAAGAGCGCAGGCTGATTCGGAAGCGATTAAGTTGCGTGCATCAGCAGAGGCTGAACAGATTTCGTTAACCGGTAGTGCCGAAGCAGGTAAAATTCTGGCCGTAGGTAAATCAACCGCCGAAGCTTACGAACTTGCTGTTAAAGCTTTGGGTGGCGAAAACTTTACCCGTTACAAAATTACTGAAGAGTTATCGAAAGGTAATGTAAAACTGATTCCTGATGTATTAATTGGTGGCAACGGCGGTAATCATGGAGGATCAGCTATGGATGGCTTATTAGGCTTGAAATTGATGGAATTAATGGATCCTCAGGCACGTAAAGAAGTGGTAGCGGTTGCAGAAATTGTAGAAACTAAAGCTAAACCTAAAAAGGATAATATCAACCCTTAA
- a CDS encoding cysteine-rich CWC family protein, protein MPSTLKHSKHEIIPCERCNSAIECKANSYTKCQCSVVQLSINEVQYISELYDGCLCAKCLFELQQEYREEIGV, encoded by the coding sequence ATGCCTTCAACCTTGAAACATAGCAAACACGAAATCATTCCCTGCGAGCGATGTAACAGTGCTATTGAGTGCAAGGCAAATTCATATACCAAGTGCCAATGCAGTGTGGTGCAGCTCAGCATTAACGAAGTACAATATATCTCCGAACTGTATGATGGCTGTCTGTGTGCCAAATGCTTATTCGAATTACAACAAGAGTATAGGGAAGAGATTGGCGTGTAA
- a CDS encoding ribonucleoside-diphosphate reductase subunit alpha, translating to MFVLKRDGRKEAVQFDKITARIQKLCYSLNSDLVDPIDVAKKVIEGLYDGVTTSELDNLAAETAASLTTKHPDYALLASRIAVSNLHKNTTKSFSGTMKMLYEYFDPKAQKAAPLIADDVYEIIEKNKDILDSSIIYDRDFGFDYFGFKTLEKSYLLKVNGQIVERPQHLFMRVSVGIHKEDIESAIKTYNLMSERWFTHATPTLFNAATPKPQMSSCFLLTMQDDSIEGIYDTLKQTAKISQSAGGIGLSIHNIRATGSYIGGTNGTSNGIIPMLRVFNDTARYVDQGGGKRKGAFAIYLEPWHADVFEFLDLRKNHGKEEMRARDLFYALWINDLFMQRVKDNGDWTLFCPHEAPGLADCFGAEFEALYTKYEAEKRGRRTVKAQELWFAILDSQIETGTPYMLFKDAANSKSNQQNLGTIKSSNLCTEIIEYTSKDEVAVCNLASLALPRFVINGAFDHQKLYDVTYQATLNLNKIIDHNYYPVQEAENSNMRHRPVGLGVQGLADAFILMRLPFESDEAKRLNKDIFETIYFASMTASHDLAVKNGPYQTFKGSPLSKGKFQFDLWNVTPDSGRWDWDALRKKVVKDGVYNSLLVAPMPTASTSQILGNNECFEPYTSNIYTRRVLSGEFVVVNKHLLKDLVALGLWNNDMKNQIILANGSIQAIDTIPDYIKELYKTVWEIKMRNIIDMAADRGAYICQSQSLNLFVNAPNTSKLTSMHFYAWEKGLKTGMYYLRTQAASQAVKFTVENQGGKAIEAVIPAEMTQDQVAEEIVDGPVCSMEEGCISCSG from the coding sequence ATGTTCGTACTAAAAAGAGATGGCCGCAAAGAAGCGGTGCAATTTGACAAAATTACAGCCCGCATTCAAAAGTTGTGCTATAGTTTAAATTCAGACCTTGTAGACCCGATTGATGTAGCCAAAAAGGTAATCGAAGGTTTATATGATGGAGTAACTACTTCTGAGCTGGATAACCTTGCTGCAGAAACTGCTGCCTCGTTAACTACAAAGCACCCTGATTATGCACTGCTGGCATCTCGTATAGCGGTTTCCAACTTGCATAAAAATACCACTAAATCATTCTCGGGTACGATGAAAATGTTGTACGAATATTTCGACCCGAAAGCGCAGAAAGCTGCACCTCTGATCGCTGATGATGTTTATGAGATTATTGAAAAAAACAAAGATATTTTAGATAGTTCTATCATTTACGACCGCGATTTCGGTTTCGATTATTTCGGTTTTAAAACGTTGGAAAAATCTTACCTTTTAAAAGTTAATGGTCAGATTGTGGAGCGCCCGCAACATCTGTTTATGCGTGTTTCTGTTGGTATCCACAAAGAAGATATCGAAAGCGCAATCAAAACCTATAACTTAATGAGCGAGCGTTGGTTTACACATGCTACGCCAACGTTATTCAATGCTGCTACACCAAAACCTCAAATGTCTTCTTGTTTCTTGTTAACCATGCAGGATGACAGCATCGAAGGTATCTACGATACTTTAAAGCAAACCGCTAAAATTTCGCAAAGTGCTGGTGGTATCGGTTTAAGCATCCATAACATCCGCGCAACAGGTTCGTACATTGGTGGTACAAACGGTACAAGTAACGGTATCATCCCAATGTTACGTGTATTTAACGATACTGCCCGTTATGTAGATCAGGGTGGAGGTAAACGTAAAGGTGCTTTCGCAATCTATCTAGAGCCTTGGCATGCAGATGTTTTCGAATTCTTAGACTTACGTAAAAACCACGGTAAAGAAGAAATGCGCGCGCGCGATTTGTTCTATGCTCTTTGGATTAACGATTTGTTTATGCAACGCGTTAAAGATAATGGCGATTGGACGTTATTCTGCCCGCACGAAGCACCAGGTTTAGCTGATTGTTTTGGCGCTGAATTTGAAGCCTTGTATACTAAATATGAAGCTGAAAAGCGTGGGCGTAGAACGGTTAAAGCTCAGGAACTTTGGTTTGCCATCTTAGATTCGCAGATTGAAACCGGTACCCCTTACATGTTGTTTAAAGATGCTGCTAACAGTAAATCTAATCAGCAGAATTTAGGAACCATTAAAAGTTCTAACCTATGTACCGAAATTATCGAGTACACTTCTAAAGATGAAGTTGCCGTTTGTAACTTAGCTTCTTTGGCATTGCCTCGTTTCGTAATTAACGGTGCTTTCGATCACCAAAAATTATACGATGTAACTTATCAGGCTACTTTAAACCTGAACAAAATCATCGATCATAACTATTATCCTGTACAGGAAGCAGAAAATTCAAACATGCGTCACCGTCCGGTTGGTTTAGGTGTACAAGGTTTGGCTGATGCCTTTATCTTAATGCGTTTACCTTTCGAAAGTGATGAGGCTAAACGGTTAAACAAAGACATTTTCGAAACGATTTATTTCGCTTCAATGACGGCTTCACACGATTTAGCTGTGAAAAATGGTCCTTACCAAACTTTTAAAGGTTCTCCATTATCAAAAGGTAAATTCCAGTTCGATTTATGGAATGTAACACCAGATAGTGGCCGTTGGGATTGGGATGCATTACGCAAAAAAGTAGTTAAAGATGGTGTGTACAACTCATTATTGGTTGCACCAATGCCAACTGCCTCTACTTCGCAGATTTTGGGTAACAACGAATGTTTCGAGCCATATACTTCAAACATTTACACCCGTCGTGTATTAAGTGGAGAGTTTGTAGTGGTAAACAAACACTTATTGAAAGATTTGGTTGCGTTAGGTTTGTGGAATAACGATATGAAAAACCAGATCATATTGGCTAACGGTTCAATCCAGGCTATTGATACGATTCCTGATTACATTAAAGAATTGTACAAAACCGTTTGGGAAATCAAGATGCGTAACATCATCGATATGGCTGCCGATCGTGGTGCCTACATCTGCCAGTCGCAATCGTTAAACTTGTTCGTAAATGCACCAAATACATCAAAGTTAACTTCAATGCACTTTTATGCATGGGAGAAAGGTTTAAAAACCGGTATGTATTACCTGCGTACACAAGCAGCTTCACAAGCCGTTAAATTTACAGTAGAAAACCAGGGCGGTAAAGCAATTGAAGCAGTTATCCCTGCTGAAATGACACAAGATCAGGTGGCAGAAGAAATCGTTGACGGACCAGTTTGTTCAATGGAAGAAGGCTGTATCAGCTGCTCTGGATAA
- a CDS encoding ribonucleoside-diphosphate reductase small subunit, with protein MEQELLLQENKDRFVLLPIKYPAIWEMYKKTEASFWTAEEIDLSDDQKHWDNLNDGERHFISHILAFFSASDGIVNENLAVNFMSEVQLPEARCFYGFQIMMENIHAETYALLIDTYIKDPEEKDRLFHAIDTVPAVKRKAEWALRWIENGTFAERLVAFAAVEGIFFSGSFCSIFWLKKRGLMPGLTFSNELISRDEGSHCEFACLLYSMLSNKLSEEAVHGIISDAVEIEKEFITDALPVALIGMNAKLMSQYIEFVADRWLQELGYKKIYHATNPFDFMEMISLQGKTNFFEKRVGDYQKSGVLTSADNNKQAFSLDEDF; from the coding sequence ATGGAACAGGAATTATTACTACAAGAAAACAAAGACAGATTTGTGCTTTTGCCGATTAAGTATCCGGCAATATGGGAAATGTATAAAAAGACCGAAGCTAGTTTTTGGACGGCAGAAGAGATTGATCTTTCTGACGACCAGAAACACTGGGACAATTTAAATGATGGCGAAAGACATTTTATTTCGCACATCCTTGCTTTCTTTTCTGCTAGTGATGGTATCGTGAACGAAAATCTTGCTGTAAACTTCATGAGTGAGGTTCAATTGCCGGAAGCACGTTGTTTTTATGGTTTCCAGATTATGATGGAAAACATCCATGCTGAAACCTACGCCCTGTTAATCGATACTTATATTAAAGATCCCGAAGAAAAAGACCGTTTGTTCCATGCTATTGATACTGTTCCTGCAGTAAAAAGAAAAGCAGAATGGGCTTTACGCTGGATTGAAAACGGAACTTTTGCCGAACGTTTAGTGGCATTTGCTGCAGTTGAAGGTATTTTCTTCAGCGGAAGTTTTTGCTCTATTTTCTGGTTAAAGAAACGTGGCTTAATGCCGGGATTAACTTTCAGTAATGAGTTGATCTCGAGAGACGAAGGCTCACACTGCGAATTTGCTTGTCTATTGTACAGCATGTTGAGCAATAAATTGAGCGAAGAAGCAGTTCATGGTATCATTAGCGATGCAGTAGAAATTGAAAAAGAGTTTATTACTGATGCATTGCCAGTTGCTTTGATTGGGATGAATGCAAAATTAATGAGTCAATATATCGAATTTGTGGCCGACAGATGGTTACAGGAGCTGGGTTACAAAAAAATCTACCATGCAACCAATCCATTCGATTTTATGGAAATGATTTCATTACAGGGTAAAACCAATTTCTTCGAGAAACGTGTAGGCGACTATCAGAAAAGTGGTGTATTAACCTCTGCTGATAATAACAAACAAGCGTTTTCATTAGACGAAGACTTTTAA
- a CDS encoding septal ring lytic transglycosylase RlpA family protein, protein MKYLLLLSFCFLFLQGKAEDSGSSNEPDSIKKTVLATYYHRKFEGRRTTSGAKYRAKKLTAAHRTLPFGTMITVTNPDNGKSVVVKVNDRGPFSKRLAIDLSERAAKQIGIYSKGIAKVSLSYTTE, encoded by the coding sequence ATGAAGTATCTGCTGTTATTAAGTTTTTGTTTCCTGTTTTTACAAGGTAAAGCAGAAGATTCTGGTTCATCAAACGAACCTGATAGTATCAAAAAAACAGTTCTCGCCACTTATTATCACAGAAAATTCGAAGGCCGCCGCACCACCAGCGGCGCCAAATACCGGGCAAAAAAGCTAACAGCTGCCCACCGCACGCTTCCATTCGGTACCATGATTACAGTAACCAATCCAGATAACGGAAAATCGGTAGTAGTAAAGGTAAATGACCGTGGTCCTTTCTCTAAAAGATTGGCTATAGATTTGTCTGAACGTGCTGCCAAACAGATTGGTATTTATAGCAAAGGCATCGCTAAAGTAAGCCTCAGTTATACCACTGAGTAA
- a CDS encoding methionine-R-sulfoxide reductase: MKTMLNKLFLVSAVVLITGLSACAQKQDKKAVKQSKETEQIIPKKKMNWNPLTPEEERVIVNKGTEYPGTGKYEHTTDKGTYTCKRCNAALYRSESKFDAHCGWPAFDDEIKGAVKRIPDADGSRTEIVCANCGAHLGHVFLGEGFTNKDARHCVNSISMNFVPDKK; the protein is encoded by the coding sequence ATGAAAACGATGTTAAATAAACTATTTTTGGTTTCTGCTGTTGTTTTAATAACAGGTCTTTCTGCTTGTGCTCAAAAGCAAGATAAGAAAGCCGTAAAACAATCGAAGGAAACAGAACAAATCATACCAAAGAAGAAAATGAACTGGAATCCATTAACACCCGAAGAAGAAAGAGTAATTGTAAATAAAGGTACAGAATACCCTGGTACAGGTAAATACGAGCATACAACAGATAAAGGAACTTATACCTGTAAACGTTGTAATGCGGCCCTATATCGTTCAGAAAGTAAGTTTGATGCACATTGCGGCTGGCCTGCTTTCGATGACGAAATTAAAGGTGCTGTAAAGCGTATTCCTGATGCTGATGGTTCCCGTACAGAAATTGTTTGTGCCAATTGTGGTGCGCATCTCGGTCATGTATTTTTAGGCGAAGGATTTACCAACAAAGACGCCCGTCATTGTGTAAATTCTATCTCGATGAATTTTGTGCCGGATAAAAAATAA
- the sucD gene encoding succinate--CoA ligase subunit alpha, whose translation MSVLVNKDSKVIVQGFTGNEGTYHAEQMLAYGTNVVGGVTPGKGGQLHLDKPVFNTVKDAVDQTGANVSIIFVPPAFAADAIMEAAEGGIKVIVCITEGIPTKDMIQVKEYIADRDVTLIGPNCPGVITADEAKIGIMPGFIFKKGHVGVVSKSGTLTYEAVDQVVKAGLGITTAIGIGGDPIIGTPTVEAVKLLMNDPETHGIIMIGEIGGGMEAEAARWIKEHGTKPVVGFIAGQTAPPGRRMGHAGAIVGGADDTAAAKMKIMRECGIRVVESPAEIGAAMAEELAK comes from the coding sequence ATGAGCGTTTTAGTAAATAAAGATTCTAAGGTTATCGTTCAGGGTTTTACCGGAAACGAAGGAACTTACCACGCTGAGCAGATGCTGGCCTATGGTACAAACGTAGTTGGTGGTGTAACGCCTGGCAAAGGTGGGCAATTGCATTTAGATAAGCCTGTTTTTAATACTGTTAAAGATGCCGTTGATCAAACGGGTGCAAATGTATCTATCATTTTCGTACCACCAGCTTTTGCTGCTGATGCAATTATGGAAGCTGCCGAAGGTGGTATTAAAGTTATTGTTTGTATTACTGAAGGTATCCCAACTAAGGATATGATTCAGGTTAAAGAATATATTGCTGATCGCGATGTTACGCTTATCGGCCCTAACTGCCCGGGGGTAATTACTGCTGATGAAGCTAAAATTGGTATCATGCCAGGTTTTATCTTCAAAAAAGGTCATGTTGGCGTGGTTTCTAAATCAGGAACTTTAACTTATGAGGCGGTAGATCAGGTTGTTAAAGCTGGTTTAGGTATTACAACAGCTATTGGTATCGGTGGTGACCCAATTATTGGAACACCAACTGTAGAAGCAGTTAAATTATTAATGAACGATCCTGAAACTCACGGTATCATCATGATTGGTGAAATTGGTGGTGGAATGGAAGCAGAAGCTGCCCGTTGGATCAAAGAACATGGTACCAAACCAGTTGTTGGTTTTATCGCTGGTCAAACTGCGCCTCCGGGACGTAGAATGGGTCATGCTGGTGCTATTGTTGGCGGTGCCGATGATACTGCAGCGGCTAAAATGAAAATCATGCGTGAGTGTGGTATCCGTGTAGTAGAAAGTCCTGCTGAAATCGGTGCTGCAATGGCAGAAGAATTAGCAAAATAA
- a CDS encoding cupin domain-containing protein, with protein MRKSILILIVITATFISIKASAQSTDTSKYILQNDIEVAKEEPGTHNGGGKTIGFNFFGEAKSLKTAFRKRILKPSSSIGYHLQKEDEIYYVISGNGTMQMNGKTFAVKPGDAILTRPGSSHGIAPNAGNDLTILIVYEKK; from the coding sequence ATGAGAAAATCCATATTAATTTTAATCGTTATTACTGCAACCTTCATTTCAATTAAGGCCAGCGCTCAAAGCACCGATACCAGTAAATACATCCTTCAAAACGATATTGAAGTAGCCAAAGAAGAACCAGGAACACATAATGGTGGAGGTAAAACCATCGGCTTTAACTTTTTCGGGGAGGCGAAAAGCCTCAAAACAGCATTCCGCAAAAGGATTCTGAAGCCAAGCTCTTCCATTGGTTACCATTTGCAGAAGGAAGATGAGATTTATTATGTGATCAGTGGAAACGGAACCATGCAGATGAACGGAAAAACCTTTGCGGTTAAACCTGGTGATGCCATTTTAACCCGTCCGGGCAGTTCGCATGGTATTGCCCCAAATGCAGGTAATGATTTGACTATTCTGATTGTTTATGAAAAGAAATGA